In the Anguilla anguilla isolate fAngAng1 chromosome 7, fAngAng1.pri, whole genome shotgun sequence genome, one interval contains:
- the LOC118231217 gene encoding arg8-vasotocin receptor-like — MHFPVSVLLYSGTVGNFADDNQSLRLGPMEDPVMRNVDNGSAARNDSDPFGRNEEVAKIEIAVLSITLVVAVIGNLCVLLAMYNTKKKMSRMHLFIKHLSLADLVVAFFQVLPQLCWEITFRFYGPDFLCRIVKHLQVLGMFASTYMMVMMTLDRYIAICHPLKTLQQPTRRSYVMIVSTWVCSLVLSSPQYFIFSLSEIKNGSDVYDCWGHFIEPWGVRAYITWITISIFVIPVAILVICYGFICHSIWKNIKYKTKKSAPGPKSKNDLIGKSAVSSVTTISRAKLRTVKMTFVIVLAYVVCWAPFFLVQMWSVWDENFLWDESESTAVTLSALLASLNSCCNPWIYMIFSGHLLQDFAQCFPCCQKIKHSFKKEDSDSSTRRTTLLTKITTRSPTCSSGIWKDFDNSPKLATLIPTES, encoded by the exons ATGCACTTTCCTGTCAGCGTACTCCTCTACTCCGGAACCGTAGGGAATTTCGCCGATGATAACCAGTCCCTGAGACTTGGCCCCATGGAAGACCCGGTCATGAGAAACGTTGATAATGGCAGCGCCGCGAGAAACGACAGCGACCCATTCGGAAGGAATGAAGAAGTTGCGAAGATAGAGATCGCAGTTCTGAGCATCACCTTGGTCGTGGCCGTTATCGGCAACCTGTGCGTTTTGTTAGCCATGtacaacacaaagaaaaaaatgtctcgGATGCACCTGTTCATCAAACATCTGAGCCTGGCCGATTTGGTGGTCGCTTTCTTCCAGGTCTTGCCTCAGCTTTGTTGGGAAATCACCTTTCGCTTTTACGGACCCGACTTTCTGTGCAGAATAGTCAAACACCTGCAGGTGCTGGGCATGTTTGCCTCAACCTACATGATGGTCATGATGACTCTGGACCGATACATCGCCATTTGCCACCCTCTGAAAACACTTCAACAGCCCACCCGAAGATCATATGTCATGATTGTGAGTACGTGGGTGTGCAGTCTGGTGCTAAGCTCTCCGCAGTACTTCATATTTTCACTGAGCGAAATCAAGAACGGGTCCGACGTGTACGACTGCTGGGGGCACTTCATCGAACCGTGGGGCGTTAGGGCTTACATTACCTGGATAACAATTAGTATTTTTGTCATCCCGGTCGCCATTCTGGTGATCTGTTATGGTTTCATTTGCCACAGCATCTGGAAGAACATCAAGTACAAAACCAAAAAGAGCGCACCGGGACCCAAGTCTAAAAACGATCTGATTGGCAAGTCCGCCGTAAGCAGTGTCACCACGATATCCAGAGCGAAGCTGAGAACAGTCAAAATGACTTTTGTGATAGTCCTGGCGTACGTCGTGTGCTGGGCTCCTTTTTTCCTCGTGCAGATGTGGTCGGTTTGGGACGAGAACTTTTTATGGGACG AGTCGGAGAGCACCGCAGTCACGCTGTCGGCGCTGCTCGCCAGCCTGAACAGCTGCTGCAACCCCTGGATCTACATGATCTTTAGCGGCCACCTCCTCCAAGACTTCGCCCAATGTTTCCCCTGctgtcagaaaataaaacacagtttcAAAAAGGAGGATTCGGACAGCAGCACCCGGAGAACCACGCTCCTCACCAAAATTACAACCAGGAGTCCCACCTGCAGTTCCGGTATCTGGAAAGATTTCGACAACTCCCCCAAATTAGCCACATTAATACCGACAGAGTCCTGA